CATCCCCTGGCTGACGCCAGCGATTGTCAAAATCCTCATGCATAGTCCAGTAATTTGCTAAAGCCGAATAATTTATTGTCGGTCTTCTAAATACGAACTTAAACTTGTATTGAATATTTGTACTCAAAGACCAAGGGCCGTAGTTAAAGGTGTTACGTACAAAACCCGAATATAGCGGAATCGTTGATCCCATAAATTTTAGCGTCTCCAGAGGTGAAGAAGCAAATTTTGTATACTCTTTACTCTTCTCGCCATTCATCCAACCTAAGGGCTCACCAGTCTGTGGATCCAGTCCTGCAAATGGGTAGGCATACAGTCCGTATAGATCGCGGCCTTCCACCGGATTCGGTGAGGTAGCTGCATCAAGGTATGAATCTGCCCGTGCAGGCCTATAGTTGTATTTTTTAGTAATATTCCGCTGATAATTGAATATCAGATTGGAAATCCACGAGAATTTGTTTCCTTTTATATTCAAGGTTTGTAGATTAGCTTCAATGCCGCGTCCGGCAAAATGGGCCACATTCAAGATCTGTGAATCAAATCCTGTTGTTGGATCGACCATCCCCCGGGCAACGATATCCCGCCCATCTTTCTTATAAAAATCAACAGTTCCCGAAATACGATTGCCGAGAGCAGCAAAATCAAGCCCGAGATTAAAAACACCAACCTTTTCAGACCTGTAATCCGGATTGGAAGGATTGACCATATAGGCATAAGTATACGAAGTGATACTATGTGTTCCGCTATATTCCATAATCGGATTGGCCGAGTAAGAATTATTGGCATTGCCATTATAGCCATAGGTACCCCTGATTTTCAATCGAGATAGCGCATCGAAATGATAAAAAGACTCCTTTGTTATGTCCCATGCTAAGCCAGCAGACCAAAGCGGTTGCCACCTGTTGTTTGTTGACACGCCAAATAGATTAGAGGCATCCCTGCGTATGCTTCCACTCAGAAAATACCGATCCAAAAAGGTATAGGTCGCATTACCAAAGAAAGAAGTGAACCGTTGATTCAGCTCGTCAAATCTGACGCCATCAATGATCTGTCCTGATCCCATGATCCCATTCAGCAAAGGGAAATTGGTCAGGTAATTCACACGTGCATAACTCAATGTATTGCGAGCATAACCATAGAGGTTGTGCCCGTCCATCCGATTGTTCAAATCCTTCATTTCAGCTCCAACGATGGCATTGATTTTATGTCGATCCCGATCGAATGATTGATCCCAAGCCAGATTTCCCCTTAGGTAATGTGAATTTATGATACCATTGTTTTGGTAAAAGATATCACCGATTGGCACATTTCGTGTTATCGTAGTCGGCGTCCATTGCGTAAACATATTGATGTAATGCTGTGTAAAATAAGAATCAATCCCCTGCCAGTTGGTTATTTTATTTGCTGACTTCTGAAATTGATAGGCTACATTTGCGCTTATGAAAGGTGTCAATTTCCAGTTCGCACTTAAATTGAGCGTGACATCTTCGGTACTATTTTTATTTTCGCTGCTGGCAATTTCATTGAAGATATTGTAGTGGGCCGGCATGAGCCTTCCCCCTGCAAGCGTATCGATGTACGATTTACGGATCGTAACCGTCTCCAGATCAACAGCCTTTCCATTGTCGTCGACCAACCTGAGATAAGGATAAAAACTACGTCCCGCGCCAGAATACAGGGAGCCAAAAGCAAGCTGAGAATCAGTACCCATCCCTTTGATGGCAGAGTTTCCATACATCAGCTGCATGCCGATCTCCAACTGTTTGACGGGGCGGATGTTTGTCACTAACCGGGCCGTAACTCTTTCCAGCCCCCCATTTTGAATATTATTACGGTTTTTATCGTACCCCACACTCGCCTGAAAATCATAGTTAGCACTGCCTCCAGTTATATTGGTTGCATATTGCTGGTTATAGCTGTTTCTATAGATGTACTTTAAGTAGTCTTTTCGCACATCCTCTTTACTCCATTCAGCTTTCTGACGATCATAGGCTATTTGATCGATCTCGCCTTTGCGTAGCCTGTCCATTAACACAACCATTGGGGTAATGCTCCGATCCAAAGAAGTGATCTGCCAGTCGAAAAACTTGTTTTTAAATAACAGCTCTTCCATCTCCATAAAAGATGAACTGGACATGTAAGGTTTTTTATAGATATCCGGCTTTTCACCCAACTGGCTTGCTACCTGGACTGACAGTTTTAGTTTACCGTCCTTAGTCCCTCTTTTAGAAGTCAATACGATAACTCCATTCGCTGCTCGGGTTCCCCAGATGGACGCCGCCGCAGCATCTTTAAGGATGGTTACCGACTCAATATCGTTGGGGTTTATATTTGCGATATCACCCTCGTAAGGAAAGTTATCCAATATAACCAGTGGATTATAATAACCATAGTAGGTTGAAGTTGTACGGACAGATAATTGCTGCAAGGGGGACAGTCCTTCCACCCTTTTCTCAAAACGGAGCGCAGGCGATAAGCCTTCCAGCCGATTTATAATGTTAGTACTTTTGCTGATATTAAGTTGCTGTTTTCCGATTACTTCAAAACTCCCCGTCGCCCGTTCCTTCGGAATCTTTTGATATCCTGTAGAGACTACGTCCACCTCTTCCAATTGATTCTCCAGTGGTATC
The DNA window shown above is from Sphingobacterium thalpophilum and carries:
- a CDS encoding SusC/RagA family TonB-linked outer membrane protein, which translates into the protein MTNRSNLMSALLDKVAYLATLNGAGKNKLKKVQFEWGKKYSLDCMVYSLRQIMSACTPVPTTMGVKGVIQLPLNLYFLVFNAIICLSKALKNKHALLILACLFHMFSLSAQTPRKDSGAEGLLAISGTVVSSVDGKPIQGVSIRVEGEKGRTSSKNDGSFSLPVSNPKGIVSFSHVGFKRLETSYTAGVSLAIKLIPLENQLEEVDVVSTGYQKIPKERATGSFEVIGKQQLNISKSTNIINRLEGLSPALRFEKRVEGLSPLQQLSVRTTSTYYGYYNPLVILDNFPYEGDIANINPNDIESVTILKDAAAASIWGTRAANGVIVLTSKRGTKDGKLKLSVQVASQLGEKPDIYKKPYMSSSSFMEMEELLFKNKFFDWQITSLDRSITPMVVLMDRLRKGEIDQIAYDRQKAEWSKEDVRKDYLKYIYRNSYNQQYATNITGGSANYDFQASVGYDKNRNNIQNGGLERVTARLVTNIRPVKQLEIGMQLMYGNSAIKGMGTDSQLAFGSLYSGAGRSFYPYLRLVDDNGKAVDLETVTIRKSYIDTLAGGRLMPAHYNIFNEIASSENKNSTEDVTLNLSANWKLTPFISANVAYQFQKSANKITNWQGIDSYFTQHYINMFTQWTPTTITRNVPIGDIFYQNNGIINSHYLRGNLAWDQSFDRDRHKINAIVGAEMKDLNNRMDGHNLYGYARNTLSYARVNYLTNFPLLNGIMGSGQIIDGVRFDELNQRFTSFFGNATYTFLDRYFLSGSIRRDASNLFGVSTNNRWQPLWSAGLAWDITKESFYHFDALSRLKIRGTYGYNGNANNSYSANPIMEYSGTHSITSYTYAYMVNPSNPDYRSEKVGVFNLGLDFAALGNRISGTVDFYKKDGRDIVARGMVDPTTGFDSQILNVAHFAGRGIEANLQTLNIKGNKFSWISNLIFNYQRNITKKYNYRPARADSYLDAATSPNPVEGRDLYGLYAYPFAGLDPQTGEPLGWMNGEKSKEYTKFASSPLETLKFMGSTIPLYSGFVRNTFNYGPWSLSTNIQYKFKFVFRRPTINYSALANYWTMHEDFDNRWRQPGDELNTNVPAFIYPLNNARDNFYTFSDAVVERGDAIRIKDINVNYNFNGLGKGKIRGQVFFNMDNMNLIIWKKTGYNVDSDYYRSIPIPRTYTLGATLNL